TGGAAGTAGCTTAGTGACTGACCCCAGGAAGGGGCTGGTAGTCCCAGATGAGAACCACACACCTTGTGTCAGGTGTCAGGGCAGGCAGGGCAAAACCCAGGCTGAATTCCCAGGTGAAGTGCCTTCTTCCACCCTTCATGTGAGGTTTTTAACTCCAGCACAGTCTAAATTCTTTTAAAGGGTCTGGGCAGCCTCGACTCACAGGGGCCCCAGGCACCCACCTTTGTTATTGGGCCTTCTTCCgctccttttccctcccagccTTTCACTCCAGCTCTGCTAAAGTTCTAGTCTTTTccacctctgtctctctctctctcctctttcagtCTCAAAGAAGGCATTGGGCTCTTATTTAATGTCCTCAGCAATCCTctaattatccccattttatagataagggaaCTGAGAAGATTGTCTCTAAGTGCCACTCTGGGACCTGAACCCACACACACAGGCTCCACATCTGCTTCCTGACACTGACCACGATCACTCGTCCTCTGTTTTCCCCCTTTAAAAATATacgatttttttttctgatttcagaatTAAGATATGCATGTAAAATTtcaaacaacataaataaattttttaaaaaagtaagactTCTTTCTTCTCAGCACAATAATCACCATTAACTATTTGGTGTGTTTCCTTCCAGAATGTTTTCTacataaatatgtgcaaatgactaattttctaaaaatgattttttttctatatgtgcTTTCTTGCACATTGCTTTATTACTGTCATCCACTGTGAGCTGCTTCTTGTGTTTAGAATGTTTAGATGGTCTGTGTTCTATTCACCAGCTTCAGTTTTTCCACTGTGACTATACATTAGTCAATGCTGCATTGATGAACTTTGAGGCTGTTtccaattttcattatttcaaacaATGGCTCGGTTAGCACTCTTGGACATTCAGCTTTGCACACTTGTGTAACTATTTCTGTAGGATAAATTCCTGAAAATGGAATTCTGGAATCAACAccatacacatttaaaaatttaagaaatactaaATTAACCTCCTAAAGCAACAAGATTGGATTCCTGTACATTTATACAATGATTGCTTGTTTTCTGCACATGCCAGATTGACATTGGGAATATACATGCTTACCAGATCAATGATaggaatatttttcagttttgtccATCTGATTGGTGAAAAACATTTTACTATTGCTTTATTTTGCATTACTTAATTTTTTGTAAGGTTAACTATATTTATTCCTGATCTCCGTTTCTATGGTGCATTGTCTATTCAGATTTTTTGTTCAAATTTGCCTGGCTACTACTTACTTTTCTTATTGACTCATGAACCCTTCTTACACAttgtatcttttttatatgtattagaAATATGtcctcagttttttgtttgtttattttgggtttcagggattgaactcaaggacacttggccattgagccactttcctagccctattttttttttttttttttttatttagagacagggtcttactgaattgcatagcaccttgcttttgctgaggctggctttgaactcctgatcctcctgcctcagcctcccgagaatctgggattacaggcatgagccactgggattataggtatgtgccaccgtgccccaCTGTTTCCAATTTAATGTTGGCTTCACCATACAGacgttttccttccttcctcctttcctttcagtgctcagaattgaatccagggccttgcacatgctaagcacaagctctatcactgagctctacCAGAGTCCTTAGAGGTTTTAATTATCAAGATGATCAAACTTAAAAGTCTTTTGGTTTATTAATGGTTTTCAGTCATCTTAGAAAGGCCTTGTGCATCCCAAGGTTATAAGAATGTTCACtcactatatatatgtatatgtatatatatatatgtgtgtgtgtgtgtgtgtaaaatatttgtttatataacatttatttattttttcaataaatggaacccagggcctcacactgagctgcatcctaaTGTTATGTTTTACATTTGCATTTTTGGCATTAATCAATGAAATAGAGATGTAACTTTCAAAACCACCCCTATTAACTGGTTAATTGTTCAAGAAACAATTATTGACTAATATTTTCCCAACTGATTTACAATACTACCTTTACCATATAAGTGCTAAATTCCCATGAGCATTCTGGGGTTATTTCCGGACTATTTGTTCTAATGGATTGTGCAAGTCCTGTGCTAGGACCAGTATGCTCTGATTTTATGTTTTAGTACTTGGTAGGGCAGGTTGCCCCATACTCTCCTGTTTCAGAATGTTCTGGGTTTTCTCATCATTCTGGATgaactttcaaattattttatcaagTTTCTCAAATAGTCCTTTTGAGATTTAGAGACTGCATTGAATTTATgggaaaattgatattttttacaGAGTCTTCTTATCTAGGAACaagttattatttttgcttattcaaGTCTTCCTTTTGATAGAAgactattatttttcctttttgaagtgctggggatcatccagaaccttgtgcatgctaagaaagtgctctaccactgagctatatcctcagctcaatttttctctcttttttaaaaatatttttatcagttgttgataaaaaattttattttatttatttatttatttatatgtggtgcttagataAAACCcagctcacacatgctaggcaagcactctgccactgagccacaatccaagcccctcaatttttctcttttaactgaCTCAAAAGACTTTAATTGATTGATCGAATATAAATTCTATGCATTTGTAAAGTTACTCCTAGATTTTTTATAGTTATTGTTGCTTTTATGAATGGGatttttcccttccattaattttCTGATTAACTGTAAAAAAAAGCCAATGCTTgctgacatttttttcctctcattcttGCCACCCACCTTCCTTACAGAGCTCACTGGTGTTGGCCTTGAGTATGATTTCTGTGTTGATGCTCCCAAGGTCCACAGTCTTGTGCTCTCTCCCAAACTATTATCAATTAACCTTTAACTCTAACTAAATTTCAAAATCATCATGTTTCAAGTTCTTTATAATGCCTGcatcattatttatttgcttagtcatttcattttctttaacaacttaattaaaactatatttgagctgggtgcaatggcacacacctgtaatcccatcaactcaggaggctgagacaggaggatcatgagttcaaagccagccttagcaacatcgaggtgctaagcaactcagtgagaccctgtctctaaataaaatacaaaatagggctggggatgtggctcagtagctgagtgccccaagttccatccccagtaccaaaataaataaataaataaataaataaaaaacaacaacaacaacaaaaaactatattTGACCTGTGCACAGTGGTACTTGACTATAGATCCAGTTAGGAGGCTGAAGTTCAGCTCACCATAACCCAGGAGTTGGAGActaacctgggcaacatagtgaaacaCCACctcaaaattaattaactaactaATTAGTTATTTAATTCATCCTTTACTTGTGCAATGAAATTACAAGTATCTAACCTACCgactgtgatttttttcatgacTAAAATAAGCACaaaacttaaaagttttaaaaagtgtccTTTATACCACCTGAAGACATTGCTTGCATCATCTACGACATATGGAAGCTGTGTTCTAATTGGTAAGAAAACTTTCAGCTGGAAATATTCACCACTGCTTCACATTCAAGGTCCTTCCCTCAAAATCCCTCTCAAGCTCCTTGTTCACTGTTATTTCCCTAATTCTGCAGCTTGACTTGAGCTTCACATGGGACTGATTCCACTCTAACACCATCGCGAGGATGCTTTCCTTCAGTTACATCTTGCAACCGTTCCTTGTTCTTCACTTCCCAGACACCTCcacttctcttcctccctgcctcccaccagGATGCCTCTGGATTCCTTCCTGAGCATCTTGCTTTGAGGCTGATCTTTTGGAACGAACTTCATCGAAGCTGGATGTACACTTCTTGCCCCATCTTCCGTTCACTAATAATCATGCTGTGACCTCTaggtttttccttcttctttctgtaCCAAACTTTACTtgccctttctttatttttgtgatgctaaggatggaacccagagcctcctgcacCCTATGCTCCACCACCACACAACAGACTCAGCCCTCTTGCCAGTCCTTTAAGGTCCATTTTCTAGGATGCCTTCTGGGATGATTCCAGCCCTCTTCATTTCCTACTCCTGCAGCATGCTACTGtaatctgggggtggggggtcctcTCCCTGACTACAAGATGTTGAGGGCAAACTTCACATCTGAATGATCCTTATGCATCAGTGCATTACTGAGAACACattagatgctcaataaatgcttaataaTCTACTGCAGGACTTCATTCCCAGACTTAGATCAAACTCTGCTTCTCCCTGTGATTGGCCACAACTGCTCACCACTCTTGCACAacctcccactcccacccaccAGCAGGCCGAAGGACCCCAGGAAGAAGCAAGTGTAAAAAGGTAGAGCACACTGGGAAATATAAGCAGTCAGCTCTAGGATCATTAgtcttttaatatattattctgaaaagaaaggaattaaaaaaaagttcctgacagctcttctgttttgttttttaatttaaataaataccctgcccaccccccacccactaAAATCTCCCTCCATCCCCATCATCCCGCCCATCCCTGGCACTAGACCCTCAACCCAGAACTAAATAAGATGCCTGTTTCAGAGCAGGCCACGCTCACTACCAAATTCTGGCAAAATTGTAAATACTGTAAATAGTCCGAGGTCCTCAGCTCGCTCGAGCCCCTCCCTTCTCTCATTTGGCTCCCCAAGCGGACCCATCCAGCACTTTGGGGTGGGCATGGATGGTGGGCCTTTAGGCATTGGCATTGGGGAGAGTGCAAACTTGACCTCCATTCTCCTCTCCCTGCACAGGAGTAGGTCAGAAGGACCCAGAATTGCCCTCCagactaaaataaataacaaaataaataccccCTCCCCGACTCCCGGCTCTCAGTAAGAGCCCTCCCGCTTGTTCTAATCTTTCTCTTCCGTTTGACCCACCCCCTTCTAGCGCTGACCCCTTCCATCCTTCCCCATGCGGCCCTATGCCTTGGCCTTTGTCCTCTCAGGAGGAGGGGTCTACCGTGCTCAGACCCTCAACAACGAGCAAACTCTCCTCCCCCAAGTTTCTTGGGGTGCTGCTGGCACCCTACGCCTCGATGGGCCTGGCAGGCTTCGCGTCTCTGGGGACAagggtggagggctggggaccTCCCTGGCGCTCTCACCTAGTCCTTCGGTCTCTCAAGGCAAGCCTCCCAGGAGAGCCTGGCGGACCCTGCCCCCTCCCAGTGAAGATGCCCCCGCGCCCCGCCCTCCTCAGATGGCCGTGTCCCAGAGGACCGTGTGCTGCCGGCGGCAGGGTGGGGTGCCGGACTTGCGGGGTTCGGGACCCCTCCTCCAGCTGGGTAGGATGGGCATGCTCTCCTGCTTGCAGAGGCCGCGGTCAGGGCGGTGGCGCGCCTTGATCTCCTTGCACACGCAGCGTTTGCGCTCGATCACCTCCAGGAGCTTGCCGTCGCGCTCGCGGGCTGGCTGGGGTggcagcggcagcggcagcggcagcgCGGGGTGGGTCTGCGCGGGCAACcggggagaaaggaaaaaagatttgGGCGTTGTCAAGGACTTCAGGCCCCTGTCACTCCTGCTGGCGGTGGAGCAGCTGGGAGCAGAAATCCAACCCCGACCCCATTTATCCAGCCCTGGTGCCAGGCTGGGCTTGGTTGACCCTTAGTAACGGACCCTTTTACAAACTGTCTCCCCAAATATGCATTTTTCTAAGTGTTCCTCCCAGAGGGTCCTTTCTCTAAATCACCCAAAGGTGCACCTTCAACTTCTGGTGGTTCTGAATGATGTCCAAGCAGGGTCCTGCCTTGCTGCCCATCTTAAGCGGCCCCATCTTGGGAGCCAGAGCCTCCTCGGACCCCTTCACCCTTAATGTGCTATCCCTGGGCCCCAGCCTGTCTGACCCCTTTGGAGCCTTTCTTTCCATAGCAGCTCCTTCACAGATAAGAAAAGCCAAGACTCACCTGGCTCAGGGCATCCCTGGGCTGGCTGCAGGGCCGGGGGGTGTGGAGCACGGCCTGCCGGACTCCGGAGGTGGAGGCAGAGCGCCCCAGGCGGTAGCCTCCTGTGAAGTCTGAGGTGGACAAAATTCAGGTGAGAGCCTCTAGGTGCTCCCCAACCCAATTCCCTGAGGAGGCCCTGGCCAGCCTGCTCCTACCTCATCAGAGGAAAGAAGGGGACGAAGACATGGTGTTAAGACTTAGGGGCCCAGACATGGACATGAACAGTTGACAGTCTGAGGATGGGCTAGGACAAACCCTGGGAAATTCTACCAGCCCCCACCCCTAATCTCTGTAGGGATATGTGGGCAGAGTGTTACCTCCATTTCGATGGCAGGCAGGGAAGGTCTGGCAGGGTATGGGCAGCGCCGTTCGGCTTCCTCGTTCGTGGTGGATCCTGGCCAGCAGGCCCTCTGCCCCCTGGCTCCTCACAGGGATCCCTGATGCCATAGCGCCCCTGTCCTCACGCTCCACCTTGCCTGGACCCTCTGTACTGCCATTCCAGGCTCGGGCACCATCCTCGACCTCTGCTGGGATGACAAGGAGAGCTCAGTGCCTGCACAGGGAGAGGTCTTTCTGTACCCACAGGCACACACAGTCAGCATGGATGTCCTCCTTGCAAATCACAGAAGGGATGGGGGGACCCTATATCTCACCTTCCCTAACTCACACTCCCAGGAGGGACCCAGTACTGCCACCACCCTTTCCACTCATTGGTACCAGCTCCTGGGgtgaaaatgatatatatttactGCTTCCAAACACTTTTCTTTGGTCAGAGAGGTCTTTTCTAGCCTAGCTTTAGCTTCTGGGCCCCACCAGCCCCAGGTAGGGCCAGAATGACCACCTGGAGACCAGGGGTACTGCTCTCCAGTAGGGGTAGAATCCCAAATCTGGAGCCCAAGGAGTGGGGTGGAGTAGGGGCAACAGGGGGAAGGGCTGCATGTGAACTAAGCTCATCTCTGAGAGTAGGCCTGGCAGAGCATTGCGTTGCCAGGCAACGGAAGAggcctccttctcctctccctcctgtctGGATAGGTTGCCATGGTAATAGCTGGGAGGCAGCTGTGTTTAGCTCCTAGTGTGcgcacactcacaaacacacacccctgcagcccagggaagggaggggcaggagtgGAGCAGAATGGGGCCCCATGCTACCCGGTCTCTATCCCAGATCTTCCTGTCCCTCCAGCACACACACAGGGACCCATCCTTTCATTCTGCTGCCCACCGCTTTCCCTGGAAGAGTCTTCCAGGAAACACAGGGCAGGACAATGGGCTGAGGCTTCCAAATAACCTCTCCAATATATCCCCCAGGCCATCACCAacgtccccagccccccacacccCATTCCCCACTTCCTCACTCACTGTCCAGCTCCTTTGCCTTTCTCCCTCCATATAGGACCTTCCTCTGCAGAGCCCAGCCTGCCCCAAACGTTGTGGTGCccatctcctcttcttcctcctctggtgTCCCTGCACTGGCGATGACATGGGCGCAGGAGATGCTGGCAAAGGCACCCCCATCGGTCCCTTGCTCCTGCAGCTGAATCTTGACCATGGGGGATGGAGCCCCCACTCCACAGCCCTTATTCAGCACCCCCCCAGCCTTGAGGCTTTCATAGGCAGGGGGTCTCTTGAGCCCAGCTGCTGCAGCTGGGTAAGTCCAGAGAGGGGTCAGGGGGCCTGCAGTTGGGTCCGGAAGGCTGTGGGGGGAGGCCAGGCAGCCACGGTGGTGGAGGACCCCAGCTGCTGCGCCCATAGCCCCGCTGTGGGGGCTGGATTTCCCTGGCACAGGGGGCCTCGAGCTGGTGCACAGCATCCCATGGAGAACTGAGATCTCCTTTTCCGTCTTTGGCTCCCCAACACCCAGGGGTGGACCAGCTGGCAGAACAGAGTGTGTGGTCACCTTGACTGCCGAGTACACCATGGTGTAAGACACAGCCTTGTCCTTGGGGGGGCCGGGGAGCAAGGCAGCCGGGGCAGGGGGGGCTGCCGGCACCCCCACTGCCTTGGGGCAGATCATGCTGTGGGAGTTGGGGAGCTCCCGCTCCCCCCGGGGCTGGCCAGAGCCCTGGGGTGGCAACGGTGTCGAGTGGCTCCGGGCTCGGCCTGATGGTCCCAGCAGCAGAAGGTTGGCAGCAGGAGGTGGAGGCGGCGGGGGAGGCGTCTCCCGCTCTCGTGCAGGCACTTGGGGAGCTGGGGTGGAACCTGCTGGCTCCTTGGAGTGGCAGAGGACCGGTAACCTCGAGACCCCATCGCCAGGGGTTCGGGAAGCAGACTTGGCTTGGGGGAAGGCCAGGAGTGGAGGACGGTGCTGAAGGAGGTTGGGGAAAGGTGGGGGGATTTCACAAGGAGTGGTCTTGGTGGGTGTCCCATCCCTCCTGCCTGGGAGGGCCGAGGCTGGACGTCGGTGGGAGTGGGGCTGAAGGGCATGAGGCTGGTGTGGAGGGGAGGTTGCTGTCAATGCAGGGGCCCCGCTGGCCCGGCCTTCCCCGGCCTCTTCCGGCAGCGGGTACTTCATCTCCTCATAGATAGCCTCACTCTCTTCGGAGTCCGAGTCGGCACCAGCTGGAGGGGTTGGGCCCCCACCCACAAGAGGGGGCCCTGTCAGGCCCCCTCCACTTCGTCCTCCTCCCCTGAAGACATCCCCCACCATCTCAATGTACACGGGCTCTTCTTCCTGGGCACTCACATCAGGGTCCCCAGTTACTCGGGACCCCCTACTGAGGCGCTGAAGGGGAAGGTTCCCCCCTCGAGGAGAAGGGGCTGCAGGACAGGACTCATCGAAGGAGACAGAGAGCTGGGTGTTGGGGCTTCGCCTGGGCTTCTGTGGAGGAACCTTCCGGCTGGACTCTCGGCCTTCTGGGGTTGGCTTCTGTGAGCCTGAACAGAATGGGAAAATGACAAATAAACTGGGTTTCGTCTTAttatccttttttccccctttggaatgaggaattgaacctagggacccttaaccactgagccacatccccagccctttttattttgagacagggtcttgctaaataaaTCGCTggggaccttgctaagttgctgaggctggctttgaactttaaatcctcctgcctcagcctcctgtgccgctgggattataggtgtgagccactgtccCCAGCTAAACTGTGAGTTCTATGGAGGAAGTAAATGGGGCAATTCTTTATGACCTCTTGACCCACCTGCAAGGACATATctgcctcttcttttttctcacaTCCCTCCACTTCAGTCCTTGTAGGTTCCTTTTCTACCAGGCAGCTCTCAATCTCTGATGCATGCCCCAGAATGCACAGCTGCTACCCTAaattccctcccacccctgaaCCCTCCCAGACCACCACTCCTTTCTCAAAAGCAAACTTTTGGGGGTGTGTCCCCCACCCTTGAATGGTTCATCTCAGGTCCATCCAAAAGGAACCCCTCATTCCTTTTGGAAATGGAACCTTCCACTTCCTAGGCTCTTCCCTGAATGAACCCTCCCAGAGGCCTCCCCTGGCCGGGAATGGATCCTCCCATCTTCCAGCTCCCCTTGGGGAGAGTGGGGGTGTCTCACCTGCTTTCTTGCTGGGGGGTATCTCTGGCCCTGATCCTGCCATACTGAGCTTGGTGCTGGGGTGTCTCCGGGGCTTGGCTGGGGGTCTTCGGGCACTGCTGTCCTCTGTgagaccaccaccaccacccccaggtCCACCCCCCACACTGTCCATGCTGCCCACTGAGTGGCAGGAAAGGGAGCGTGGGGCCATGGCGCTGCGGCACGGGTGGGGGGTGTGCTCCTGGGAGGCGGGCATTGTCATGAAGCCCATCCTGAGGGAGCGGCGCAGCGAGGCGATGTCCCGCACACGGACCCCAGGTCCTGGGCCAGCCCCAGGCCCCGCCGGGCCTGCAGGGGCCACCTCCTTACCGGAGCTGGGGAGAGAAGACCCCAATGGAGCAGAGTCAGGCCTCAGATCTCAGGCCTGGGccttcccctcctcaccccaGGAGGCACCAGCAGTTCTGTGGCCTCTTGGGCAGGAAGAAGGGAGTCTGGGTGGGAATGGGGTACACCTGAGGGTCTAAGACAGAGGTATAGGGGCTTCAGGCAGAATTTTTAGGCTTAAAAAGGCTAGTGAGGGAAGGGATGAGCAAAGAGGGGTAACTATGTGTGCAGGGGAGTGTCCCCTGGGCTGGACCCCAGCTTGGGCTTATCCTGGGTATATAACATATGACAGGTATAGGGAGGGAAATTTCAAACCCAGGCAACAACTCACttgacagacagacacacacacctgccacCATAAGTCCCAGGCTCCTCTCATGCTCACCCTGGCCTACACTTGGCCTCTGGGCTCTTCTCATGTCCAGCTTCTGAGGCCTCCACCCCCACGCATGCCTCCTCTCCCAGATGTGGGGTGTGCTGTCCGCATGGCCAGAGCAGCCTCCCCCAGCtgatccttctccctctcttcctccctctccctcagtaCTGTCCTCTCTGTCAGCCTCCGCTCACCCTCATTCCCTTTCACTATCTCTGGGCTCCTGGATGAGTGAAGGGGGAGGCGGCTggcagggaagaggggagagctGTCATGGGGTGGGCTCTCATTAAGGCCCTGTCTACTAACCCTTCATTAGGGAGAGATCGCAGCAGCGATCGCTCTGATTAATCTAATTAACAACAAGAATTAAACTCCACAGTtgtgaggagggagaagggagcgGGGAGGTGGCTCTGACTCAGGCTCCAAGAGGCTGTGCAGTCAATGGGAAGTGGAGAAGGAATCAGGGTAGGAAAAGGCCAGGCCTAGGTCCCCAGAGGGTAAGGAGAGAGGGCCAGCCAGGAGGCAGGAGTGGGGGGCAAGGAGGTTCCTGGCCCTGGCTCTTCTGCAGGGTCTAGCCTGCACGTTCCCCACCATCACACACACAACCCTGTCCCTTGGTCACTCATTTTCCCCAGCAGGGGAGAGTTGAGAGGGATGCTCTCTGAGGCTCCTGAATGACCCTGTCCCTGGACCCTGTGAGGGCAGTGGAGCCTGCCCCTTCCAAGGTCAGATGACAGGAGAGTCAGCAGCCAGCCCCCAGATGACAGAAAGGAG
The sequence above is drawn from the Urocitellus parryii isolate mUroPar1 chromosome 9, mUroPar1.hap1, whole genome shotgun sequence genome and encodes:
- the Nyap1 gene encoding neuronal tyrosine-phosphorylated phosphoinositide-3-kinase adapter 1 isoform X2; the encoded protein is MNLLYRKTKLEWRQHKEEEAKRSSGKEVAPAGPAGPGAGPGPGVRVRDIASLRRSLRMGFMTMPASQEHTPHPCRSAMAPRSLSCHSVGSMDSVGGGPGGGGGGLTEDSSARRPPAKPRRHPSTKLSMAGSGPEIPPSKKAGSQKPTPEGRESSRKVPPQKPRRSPNTQLSVSFDESCPAAPSPRGGNLPLQRLSRGSRVTGDPDVSAQEEEPVYIEMVGDVFRGGGRSGGGLTGPPLVGGGPTPPAGADSDSEESEAIYEEMKYPLPEEAGEGRASGAPALTATSPPHQPHALQPHSHRRPASALPGRRDGTPTKTTPCEIPPPFPNLLQHRPPLLAFPQAKSASRTPGDGVSRLPVLCHSKEPAGSTPAPQVPARERETPPPPPPPPAANLLLLGPSGRARSHSTPLPPQGSGQPRGERELPNSHSMICPKAVGVPAAPPAPAALLPGPPKDKAVSYTMVYSAVKVTTHSVLPAGPPLGVGEPKTEKEISVLHGMLCTSSRPPVPGKSSPHSGAMGAAAGVLHHRGCLASPHSLPDPTAGPLTPLWTYPAAAAGLKRPPAYESLKAGGVLNKGCGVGAPSPMVKIQLQEQGTDGGAFASISCAHVIASAGTPEEEEEEMGTTTFGAGWALQRKVLYGGRKAKELDKVEDGARAWNGSTEGPGKVEREDRGAMASGIPVRSQGAEGLLARIHHERGSRTALPIPCQTFPACHRNGDFTGGYRLGRSASTSGVRQAVLHTPRPCSQPRDALSQTHPALPLPLPLPPQPARERDGKLLEVIERKRCVCKEIKARHRPDRGLCKQESMPILPSWRRGPEPRKSGTPPCRRQHTVLWDTAI
- the Nyap1 gene encoding neuronal tyrosine-phosphorylated phosphoinositide-3-kinase adapter 1 isoform X1, whose product is MNLLYRKTKLEWRQHKEEEAKRSSGKEVAPAGPAGPGAGPGPGVRVRDIASLRRSLRMGFMTMPASQEHTPHPCRSAMAPRSLSCHSVGSMDSVGGGPGGGGGGLTEDSSARRPPAKPRRHPSTKLSMAGSGPEIPPSKKAGSQKPTPEGRESSRKVPPQKPRRSPNTQLSVSFDESCPAAPSPRGGNLPLQRLSRGSRVTGDPDVSAQEEEPVYIEMVGDVFRGGGRSGGGLTGPPLVGGGPTPPAGADSDSEESEAIYEEMKYPLPEEAGEGRASGAPALTATSPPHQPHALQPHSHRRPASALPGRRDGTPTKTTPCEIPPPFPNLLQHRPPLLAFPQAKSASRTPGDGVSRLPVLCHSKEPAGSTPAPQVPARERETPPPPPPPPAANLLLLGPSGRARSHSTPLPPQGSGQPRGERELPNSHSMICPKAVGVPAAPPAPAALLPGPPKDKAVSYTMVYSAVKVTTHSVLPAGPPLGVGEPKTEKEISVLHGMLCTSSRPPVPGKSSPHSGAMGAAAGVLHHRGCLASPHSLPDPTAGPLTPLWTYPAAAAGLKRPPAYESLKAGGVLNKGCGVGAPSPMVKIQLQEQGTDGGAFASISCAHVIASAGTPEEEEEEMGTTTFGAGWALQRKVLYGGRKAKELDTEVEDGARAWNGSTEGPGKVEREDRGAMASGIPVRSQGAEGLLARIHHERGSRTALPIPCQTFPACHRNGDFTGGYRLGRSASTSGVRQAVLHTPRPCSQPRDALSQTHPALPLPLPLPPQPARERDGKLLEVIERKRCVCKEIKARHRPDRGLCKQESMPILPSWRRGPEPRKSGTPPCRRQHTVLWDTAI